ATCCCTAAAATCTCGCGCATACCTTGGAGGGCTGCATCCTGATAGCGTTGGGGATTTTCCGAAAGGAGTTTATGAACAGTAATTTGACCATTTGGGGCCTGGGCGACAATGTCCGTAAATGTGCCACCGCGATCAATCCAAAACTGCCAACCCATAACAACTCACAAAACTGTTTAAAATGCTGTTGAAATGGCCTGGACGGGACAAGTAGGCACACATTGCTCACAGACAATACAGCGCGAGCGGGTAAATTGCAGTTGCCAAGTTTCTGGATGGAGTGATAAAGCTTGAGTTGGACATACGCCTGTACATAAGCCGCAATGGACACAGGCCTGGTCATCAATCATAATTTCCCGACTTGCGAGAGATACGCCAATTTCCTGGGTTCGCATCCAATCCAAGGCTGCCTCTAATTGATCAATGTCTCCAGCCAACTCCAGGACTAGTTTCCCCACCTGATTCGGCGCAACCTGGGCCCGGATGATATTTGCGGCAATATTAAAATCTTTGGCCAAGCGATAGGTTAAGGGCATTTGTACCGTGCGCCGGGGAAAGGTGAGAGTAACGCGCTTTTTCATAGTTGTTTCTCAGGAGTGAGGAATTAGAAGTGAGATATTTAGGATTAAGGTATTCTCTCTCCTCTTTTCTACCGCTTATTTCCGTCGCGCAGCCAAAACTTCATACACCTGTCGCAAGCTCACCCCATGATGGGCCAGGGCAACAAGGGCATGGTAAAACAAATCGGCAACTTCATTGGCAATGGCATCGGGTTGATCATCCTTACAGGCCATGACCACTTCAGCGGCTTCTTCACCAATTTTTTTTAGAATTTTGTTATCCCCGGCCTGGAAAAGCGAGGCGGTATAGGATTGACTGTCGGGATGTTTTTGTCGCTCTTGGATGACTGCAAATACTTGGGAGAGCATATCAGCCGGGGGGGGGAGAACTTTTGGGGCCTGGGTTTGCGGGTCTTGGATTTGATGGAAACAACTGCGCTCACCCGTATGGCAAGCAATATTTCCCACCTGCTCCACCGTAATTAACAGAGCATCAGCATCACAGTCATACCGTAACGACTTCACCCACTGGACATGGCCTGATGTTTCGCCCTTGGGCCAGAGTTCTTGGCGGGAACGACTCCAAAACCAAGTCCGCCCCGTTTCCATTGTTTTATGAAGTGAATCCCGATTCATCCAGGCCAGCATCAAAACCGTGCCATCTAAATAATCCTGAACAATGGCTGGCACCAGGCCCCGCTCATCAAAGCGAATGGTCTCAATGGGGATAGCAGGATAATTCAAAGCCAAAATAGCTTAATCGGCTCACTGTAACGTTACAAAAAACCTTAAAGACCCGGAGGCCACGCCTATCACAAGCATCCCGTATTGCTGCTCCCTTCCGGGCCTGACAAGGTTGAGGCGTTGTCATCGCATGGTTCCGAGCCGATCCCTATCATAACAACTGGCAGAAACTTTTGATCTTTTAATGAATAAGCGTAACCAATCTCATTGAGGCCTGGGATAAACCGCTATGCTGGCCATTAACCTGGGAATCAGAGTATGGAAGGCAGCCTCAGCGATCTTGATTTTTACAGCTTGCTTCAAAGTTTATCCCTAACACAACGCACGGGAGAACTTTATATTGAAGACGAGAGCGGCCAGTACTGGTTATTGCTCCTCATCAACGGCCGGATTCTCTACATTGCGGATCTCCATAGTCAGTCCCTCCACCGCCTCCAGGATTATCTACACGGCAATAATTTACGCACTCCTGACCAATCTGAGCTTTCGGATAGTAGTGCAGGGAGTAGTTGGCCCGAATATGAAGCCCTCTGGTGGTTACTTCAACAAGACCAAATTGATATTGCCCAAGCTCACCATCTCTTACGGCTAATGATTCGGGAATCCCTCTTAGATGTGGCCAGTCTTTATCGGGGCTGGTTTTGTTGGCAAACCACAACTCTAGGCATTCCCCAACTAACCACCTACCCTCTGATTGGGCTGCTCAGTGATGTCATGGAACAGTTGCGGGAGTGGAAAACCCTCTATCCCTACATTCGCTCTCCCGATCAATACCTCCATCCAGGAGATTCCCCCCAGCCCCAGGCCCTCCTCGCCGAAAGTAGTTGGAAGCTCCTCCAGGCCTGGATGCAGGATCAACTCAGTCTCCGCGTCCTGTCACGGCGTTTAGGGAGGGATATCAGTAGCGTGGGCAAAGTCATTCTCCCTTATCTCCACCAGGGCCTCGTCCAACTCACCCCCCCGCCTGCTCCCCCCAGGCCAGTTGCCCTGCACATTCAACGCCACACTCCCCGGATCATGTGTGTGGACGACTCTCTCACCATTCGTCAATTTGTCGAAAAAACCCTCTCCCAGGCCGGCTATGAAGCCACAGGTATTGCCCACCCCCTCAAAGCCCTCAGCCTGATTTTTCAACTCCATCCCGACTTAATTTTCTGTGATCTGAATATGCCGGAACTCAATGGCTATGACTTTTGTGCCATGCTTCGCCACACCCCCCAGTTTCGCCATACGCCAATTATTATCTTGACTAGCCATAGTGGCTTAAGCGAGCGACTGCGGGCCAATATCCTGGGAGCTAACAACTACCTAGCCAAACCTTTCAGTCCCGATGAATTACTATCCTTGGTTGAATATTACGCTGGACGAGCAAATCCGAGCTTGGCAGACCCGGAAAAAATGCTCCAAGACGCTCTCTAAACTCAGGAAATTAGGATCAACACCTTAAATTGATTCCGGCTCAACCCCCAATTCCCGCAATTTAGCCAATAAACGATCAGCCCGTTGTTTTTCCTGTTCGGCCCGTAATCGCTCTTGTTCTAACTGCTGATTGGCCTGGTCTAGCTGTTGATTTACTTGTTCCCAATTCTGGCGTAACTCCATCATCCCCTGAAACCGTTGCCCATCAGGGTAATACAGTTCCAATGTCTCAGAGGTAAGGAAAAAACGAATCGTTAACAACGGACTTGTCCAATCCTGAATCTCTGTGATCACCGCCAGTTGTCCACCCCCATTGCGCTGAAACCCGGATAGATCATTGTCTACCGGATCATAGATGTAATATTCCTGCACCCCATAGCGATCATAGAACTGGAGCTTGCGATTCATTTCCGTTGCAGTATTACCCGGCGATAGCACCTCAAACACCACATGCGGGGCAATATTCCCTTCTTCCCATTGCCGATAGGAACCGCGATACCCCTTAGCCCGGCCAAAAATTACCATCGCATCCGGCGCAACCCGAATTTCTGGATGACCTTCCACTGGATACCAGAGCAAATCCCCAGCAACAAAGACATTGGGGTCATTGGCAAACAGGCATTCTAAGTTTTCTTTGATCAGGACAATCCATTCAAACTGCAATGTATTTTCTGCCATGGGTTGGCCATTGCTATCGGGATAGATAATCTCAGGTTTGATTTCTCGCTCTAAGGAAAGGGTCATAGGGCTTACCCCGCCACGTTGCTTCTAGTCTAAATAGTCTTTTCCCAAATCCTCACTAAAAAACCGCCCATCTCCCTAGCTCCAGGCCAGATCAATCAGCGGTCTCTAATGCATTGTTAAGTTGAGGCTCAAAAACTGAACCTATAAAAGTCCCGTATTCGCGCCTGGCTTACCGGTAGAAAGCTCAACCTTAACGATTTTGCCTCCCATTTTTTGAATCCGTTGCTGTTCCTTAAACCAATTATCGTAGGGGACCAACTTGGTAAAATAAGTATTTTGCAATTCCCGCTGAGTCCGAATCCGGGTCTGGCTAGGAACGCAGGCAGTGATCTTAAACAGTCGCATAGGTCGTCGGCTCCAAACCTTGTCCTGAGTAGTGTGGGTCTAAATTCATCTTCTCAAATACACTAAGTCTGGGTGTTAAGGATCAACATCAAACTGTTCAAGCAAAAACGAACATATTCCGGAGTAACACCAGTGAACATGACGGGGCCTGTACAGACTGAAATTCATCCCCAACATCCCAGACCTAAAGCACAACCAGAAATCTCTGATCGGTAGTTAGTCCTAGCTCAAGCCAGAAGAAATGTAGTCAAAATAGACACCCATTTCTTTTCCAGCATCAGAACCCACCAAGCTAGCGGTGACTTCCTTCATGGCCTGGATCGCCTGCACAGTAGCGGCAATGGGCACGCCCAAGGAGTTGTAGGTTTCTTTCAAACCGTTCAATACCCGCTCATCCAAGATGGAAGGATCGCCAGCCAACATGGCATAGGTGGCGTAACGGAGGTAGTAATCTAAGTCACGGATACAAGCGGCATAACGACGGGTGGTGTACATATTCCCACCAGGCCGAGTGATGTCGGAGTACAACAAGGACTTAGCAACAGCTTCCTTGACGATACCAGCGGCGTTGGAGCTAATCACGGTAGCGGCCCGGACGCGCAGTTCGCCAGTGGCAAAATAAGACTTGAGCTTTTCTAAAGCAGCAGTATCCAGATACTTGCCCTGCACATCAGAGGAGTTGATGACAGCGGTAATGGCATCTTGCATGGTTATAATTCCTCAGCAATGTTCTCAATAAGTTAAAAATTGAACGCAAGAGACGGCAGCCTTACTGCATGGCCCCAATGACGAAATCGAAGTAAGAACCAGCTTCAGCGGCATCTTCGGCCGACAAGAGGCTAGCAGCGGCATTTTTCAAACCACGCACACCTTCAGCCACGGCCGGGATGGGAGTACCCAAGGAGTTGTACATTTCCCGCACGCCAACGATCCCAATTTCTTCAATCGGGGTGACATCGCCAGAAACAATTCCGTAGGTCACTAAGCGGAGGTAGTAGTCCAAGTCACGCAAGCAGGTGGCGGTCATTTCTTCGCCATAGGCATTACCACCGGGGGAAACCACATCAGGGCGTTTCTGGAACAATTGATCACCGGCTTGTTTGACCAGACGCTCCCGATTTTCGGTCAGGGTTTGGGCAATGCGTAACCGCCGTTCGCCAGTGGTGACAAAGCTCTTAATCCGATCTAATTCACCGGGGCTGAGATAACGGGCCTCGGCATCAGCATTCACGATCGACTTCGTGACGACGCTCATTGAATTCCTCCAAGTTGGAATGAAAAAACTAGGGGCTTAGTATCTGAAGCTGGCTTAAGCCAGAATGAGTTGGGAGGATCACAGCCTTTAATCAGAGAGCCAAACTAGGGTCTAAACCAGCTAACTCTCAGACGGGATCACCCCCGTGAGGTCAGAAACCTTCCGCAAAACATTGTCTGTTAATGCGAACATCAAACGACACCCTTGAAATGCTTTGTAACATTTCTGGGATTTTTCGGGCAAGGTTGGCCATAAAAGCCCTCAAAGTCAGGGAAGACGTTAATCCCTTGTTACATTTGTTCGTAAAGGGCGGGAAGTCTGGACATAATTGTTCATAATGACCAAAGGCAGGGATTGAGCTAAGGGGCTGATTTTTAGCTTCCTCCCCCAGGGTTACCCATTGAGAGGCCTAAAGTTGCCAACATAGCTGCCTCAATGGTCGGTGATTGAACTCCTGTGCGCCCAATTTAATCCATTCAGGGCATGGGCTGGAGAGCTAAACCAATACAAAACACAAGGGGGAAATCAACCTTACAGGCCAGGCCATCTAGGCATTTTTTTCTTTTCTGAGTCCTTACCTTGTTTCCTCAAGCTTAGACCTCAACCAGGGATCCTCGTGGCAAGGTAAATTTAGACGATAGGATTCAATGAATTGCCATGGCTTTGATCCGACTCCTTCACGCCAAGCTCCATCGTCTGCGAGTCACCGATGCCAATATTAACTATGTTGGGAGCATTACGATTGACCCAGACCTCCTGAATTTAGTTGGCATTTTACCCCTTCAAGAGGTGGAGGTTTGGAATGCAACCAATGGCAACCGCTTAACAACCTATGCCTTACCCGGCCAAGCCGGAACGGGAACAATTTGTGTCAATGGGGCGGCGGCCCATCTA
Above is a window of Pseudocalidococcus azoricus BACA0444 DNA encoding:
- a CDS encoding NIL domain-containing protein produces the protein MKKRVTLTFPRRTVQMPLTYRLAKDFNIAANIIRAQVAPNQVGKLVLELAGDIDQLEAALDWMRTQEIGVSLASREIMIDDQACVHCGLCTGVCPTQALSLHPETWQLQFTRSRCIVCEQCVPTCPVQAISTAF
- the hisIE gene encoding bifunctional phosphoribosyl-AMP cyclohydrolase/phosphoribosyl-ATP diphosphatase HisIE, which encodes MNYPAIPIETIRFDERGLVPAIVQDYLDGTVLMLAWMNRDSLHKTMETGRTWFWSRSRQELWPKGETSGHVQWVKSLRYDCDADALLITVEQVGNIACHTGERSCFHQIQDPQTQAPKVLPPPADMLSQVFAVIQERQKHPDSQSYTASLFQAGDNKILKKIGEEAAEVVMACKDDQPDAIANEVADLFYHALVALAHHGVSLRQVYEVLAARRK
- a CDS encoding response regulator, which produces MEGSLSDLDFYSLLQSLSLTQRTGELYIEDESGQYWLLLLINGRILYIADLHSQSLHRLQDYLHGNNLRTPDQSELSDSSAGSSWPEYEALWWLLQQDQIDIAQAHHLLRLMIRESLLDVASLYRGWFCWQTTTLGIPQLTTYPLIGLLSDVMEQLREWKTLYPYIRSPDQYLHPGDSPQPQALLAESSWKLLQAWMQDQLSLRVLSRRLGRDISSVGKVILPYLHQGLVQLTPPPAPPRPVALHIQRHTPRIMCVDDSLTIRQFVEKTLSQAGYEATGIAHPLKALSLIFQLHPDLIFCDLNMPELNGYDFCAMLRHTPQFRHTPIIILTSHSGLSERLRANILGANNYLAKPFSPDELLSLVEYYAGRANPSLADPEKMLQDAL
- a CDS encoding Uma2 family endonuclease, which produces MTLSLEREIKPEIIYPDSNGQPMAENTLQFEWIVLIKENLECLFANDPNVFVAGDLLWYPVEGHPEIRVAPDAMVIFGRAKGYRGSYRQWEEGNIAPHVVFEVLSPGNTATEMNRKLQFYDRYGVQEYYIYDPVDNDLSGFQRNGGGQLAVITEIQDWTSPLLTIRFFLTSETLELYYPDGQRFQGMMELRQNWEQVNQQLDQANQQLEQERLRAEQEKQRADRLLAKLRELGVEPESI
- a CDS encoding phycobilisome linker polypeptide, with product MRLFKITACVPSQTRIRTQRELQNTYFTKLVPYDNWFKEQQRIQKMGGKIVKVELSTGKPGANTGLL
- the apcB gene encoding allophycocyanin subunit beta, with product MQDAITAVINSSDVQGKYLDTAALEKLKSYFATGELRVRAATVISSNAAGIVKEAVAKSLLYSDITRPGGNMYTTRRYAACIRDLDYYLRYATYAMLAGDPSILDERVLNGLKETYNSLGVPIAATVQAIQAMKEVTASLVGSDAGKEMGVYFDYISSGLS
- the apcA gene encoding allophycocyanin subunit alpha, whose product is MSVVTKSIVNADAEARYLSPGELDRIKSFVTTGERRLRIAQTLTENRERLVKQAGDQLFQKRPDVVSPGGNAYGEEMTATCLRDLDYYLRLVTYGIVSGDVTPIEEIGIVGVREMYNSLGTPIPAVAEGVRGLKNAAASLLSAEDAAEAGSYFDFVIGAMQ
- the panD gene encoding aspartate 1-decarboxylase translates to MALIRLLHAKLHRLRVTDANINYVGSITIDPDLLNLVGILPLQEVEVWNATNGNRLTTYALPGQAGTGTICVNGAAAHLCAIGDIVIIAAYELRERQAVLQAGHQARVVIADAQNHCQELLEQSLWETELGMTLKTTAQPLD